A genome region from Phycisphaerales bacterium includes the following:
- a CDS encoding CinA family nicotinamide mononucleotide deamidase-related protein produces MKAGLLIIGDELLAGSSQDRHSPWLIGELSMHGVIVYETRLVGDHEDQISTAISQLAAMSDLVIVTGGLGPTADDLTREALAAAGGGPLKEDKEALASLQEWFSDRGTEMPDSNRSQAMRPDGMKCVRNTCGTAPGLLGEINGAQVLALPGPPIEMQTMFNDVRDVILRGDADALVNISGGVFAFGMPEALAGERLGSLMDRGQMPSVGLTARNGILHAVARAQGSADVASKMVQTCVERIKQAWSPWAFSCEDRSLSKVVGELLDEKKLTISTAESCTGGWIGKSLVDVAGSSAWYVGGWVVYRNEMKCTQLGVDPTLMQDGGPGAVSQEVAIGLAKGACQLAGSDLSLSVTGIAGPTGGSTSKPVGTVFIGLCDRRSDPEHVAVRQFCFSGHRSQVRERTVNAALQICRLYLLGIEPAEPLLWEVSGHSL; encoded by the coding sequence ATGAAGGCGGGATTGTTGATTATTGGTGACGAGCTGCTTGCTGGCTCATCTCAAGATAGACATTCGCCTTGGCTCATTGGTGAGCTATCAATGCATGGTGTGATTGTTTATGAGACCCGCCTTGTCGGTGATCACGAAGATCAAATTTCAACAGCGATCAGTCAGTTGGCGGCAATGTCTGACTTGGTCATTGTCACAGGGGGTTTGGGGCCAACAGCTGATGATTTAACCCGGGAAGCACTTGCGGCAGCTGGCGGCGGTCCACTCAAGGAAGACAAAGAGGCATTGGCTTCGCTCCAAGAGTGGTTTTCTGATCGTGGTACGGAGATGCCTGACAGCAACCGTAGTCAGGCAATGCGCCCAGATGGTATGAAATGTGTTCGCAATACCTGCGGTACAGCACCTGGGTTGCTCGGAGAGATTAATGGTGCTCAAGTCCTGGCGTTGCCGGGGCCTCCCATTGAAATGCAGACGATGTTCAACGATGTCAGGGATGTGATTCTTCGTGGTGACGCCGATGCATTGGTCAATATTTCGGGCGGCGTCTTTGCCTTTGGTATGCCGGAGGCATTGGCTGGCGAGCGGCTGGGTTCTCTGATGGATCGCGGGCAAATGCCAAGTGTTGGACTAACGGCTCGTAATGGGATTTTGCATGCAGTGGCGCGAGCGCAGGGTTCAGCTGATGTCGCTTCAAAGATGGTGCAGACGTGTGTCGAAAGGATTAAGCAGGCGTGGTCACCTTGGGCTTTCAGTTGTGAGGATCGGTCATTGTCGAAGGTCGTGGGGGAATTGCTTGACGAGAAAAAGCTCACGATATCCACGGCAGAGTCTTGTACAGGTGGCTGGATTGGTAAATCACTGGTTGATGTGGCAGGCTCAAGTGCTTGGTATGTTGGTGGGTGGGTCGTTTATCGCAATGAGATGAAATGTACGCAGTTAGGTGTTGATCCAACGCTCATGCAAGATGGAGGGCCCGGTGCCGTTTCTCAAGAAGTGGCTATTGGTCTTGCCAAAGGAGCCTGTCAATTGGCAGGAAGTGATTTGTCGCTGTCCGTGACAGGTATTGCAGGTCCGACAGGAGGTTCGACAAGCAAGCCAGTGGGCACGGTCTTCATTGGATTGTGTGATCGGCGATCTGATCCTGAACATGTGGCCGTGAGGCAGTTTTGCTTTTCTGGACACCGGAGCCAGGTGCGTGAGCGTACTGTTAATGCGGCTTTGCAGATTTGCCGCTTGTACCTGCTTGGTATTGAGCCTGCTGAGCCACTTCTTTGGGAAGTGTCGGGGCATTCGCTATGA
- the pyk gene encoding pyruvate kinase translates to MSGSPQRIRPLAKIVSTLGPASSNPEMISRLLEAGVSVFRVNFSHGSFDDHAKTVSSIRKVEASMGYPVAILGDLPGPKIRVGEVPGDGFDVEIGDLIHFDRDHKGPAAAVDDYVFSTTYRPLGEDVHVGHRLLVADGLIRMLIIETSPDRVSCRVTAGGRISSHKGINLPDTDLSVDSLSERDRQCASWAVQNGLDFVGMSFVRNADDVNRLRSLLEEEGQCCQPVREPLAIVSKIETKQAVENFQEILAVTDSIMIARGDLGVELDCRQVPVLQRQFLELSHANGKPCIVATQMLESMIEHPTPTRAEASDVANAIAQLADAVMLSGETAVGKYPALAVEQMRRIAETMEAFISTCPPVSAAPQVLRKRDTLVGLAHGVHTIVQDISASLVAVWSERGLSALSLSQSNLSVPILAMTSQEYVSRQLCLLRGVIPIRIAQPGSVDELVALVDSIAQEHGWVSVGDRCVIMTGKPVGRSGKTNRIIVHAVGSDATV, encoded by the coding sequence ATGAGTGGCTCACCACAACGCATTCGACCATTAGCAAAGATCGTCTCAACGCTTGGTCCTGCATCTTCCAATCCAGAGATGATCAGTCGGCTTCTCGAGGCCGGCGTATCAGTATTTCGTGTCAATTTCAGTCATGGATCTTTTGACGACCATGCCAAGACCGTTTCATCGATACGAAAAGTTGAAGCGAGCATGGGTTACCCTGTCGCTATTTTAGGTGACCTTCCAGGCCCTAAGATTCGCGTGGGAGAAGTGCCAGGTGATGGTTTTGACGTGGAGATTGGTGACTTAATACACTTTGATCGTGATCACAAAGGTCCAGCGGCCGCAGTCGATGATTATGTATTTTCAACCACCTATCGTCCGCTTGGTGAGGACGTTCATGTTGGACATCGTCTACTGGTTGCTGATGGCTTAATTCGAATGCTGATTATTGAGACGTCGCCTGATCGGGTTTCTTGCCGCGTGACTGCAGGGGGCAGGATTTCTTCGCATAAAGGAATTAACCTTCCTGATACAGACTTGAGTGTCGACTCATTGAGTGAACGAGATCGGCAGTGTGCGAGTTGGGCCGTGCAAAATGGCCTGGATTTTGTTGGCATGAGCTTCGTGCGAAATGCAGATGATGTGAACCGTCTGCGATCGCTGTTAGAAGAAGAGGGGCAGTGCTGTCAACCAGTTCGAGAACCACTGGCCATTGTCTCTAAGATCGAAACCAAGCAGGCGGTGGAGAATTTTCAAGAGATTCTCGCAGTGACGGACTCAATCATGATTGCTCGCGGCGACCTTGGTGTTGAATTGGATTGTCGGCAAGTGCCAGTGTTGCAACGTCAGTTTCTTGAATTATCGCACGCAAATGGGAAGCCCTGCATTGTGGCAACGCAGATGCTGGAGTCGATGATCGAGCATCCCACACCAACTCGAGCTGAAGCGAGCGATGTTGCGAATGCTATTGCTCAGTTGGCCGATGCGGTGATGTTGTCAGGTGAGACAGCAGTGGGAAAGTATCCAGCATTGGCGGTTGAACAGATGCGACGCATTGCTGAAACAATGGAAGCATTTATTTCAACATGTCCTCCAGTATCGGCTGCTCCACAGGTGCTACGTAAGCGAGATACGCTTGTTGGGCTCGCTCATGGTGTGCACACCATTGTCCAAGACATTAGTGCGTCACTCGTTGCGGTCTGGTCAGAACGTGGACTTTCAGCGCTCAGCCTCAGTCAAAGCAATCTTTCTGTTCCAATTCTTGCGATGACATCACAAGAATATGTATCGCGGCAATTGTGTTTGTTACGCGGTGTGATTCCAATTCGGATTGCCCAGCCAGGGAGTGTTGATGAGCTCGTCGCGCTTGTTGATTCAATTGCACAAGAGCATGGTTGGGTGTCTGTTGGCGACCGTTGTGTCATCATGACAGGCAAGCCGGTGGGGCGGTCAGGAAAAACCAATAGAATCATCGTGCATGCGGTCGGTAGCGATGCGACAGTCTGA
- a CDS encoding extracellular solute-binding protein has protein sequence MSKFIVIIVFLVLLGVPFAFRPKVGEIDENIPTLVIMTPHNEQIRYEFEQGFSKWHQEHYGTPARIAWSVPGGTSEIRKMLVSQFTSSIERGESPGGEADLVFGGGSYEHSKLKKGVAGQSITAPIDFEQSWLDSVYGPNEIGGGRLYDPERYWFGAALSAFGIVYNRDVLRKLNLKDPTTWVDLAQPELLSWVALVNPAQSGSVTTAFEAILQREGWLRGWQILRRAAANARSIAASSLKVPTEVSQGDAAMGVCIDFFGRYEAQAVRQATGHDRIGYIDPAGKTLIDADPISMLHNPPHPELARRFVQFALSDQGQAMWQFRVDDDSSDELGPLQFELRRLPALRGMYQQYMSRFVDQVNPFEMATPIEHPISDARSFIAIIFGAMAIDSGTELEEAWAAIINHPGFPTELGFVTAADVSDPELKQMLELFDSMPSVLTPDGKLLSLADSANLPVINRGYLKNVSDESTGLIMKGAWWPDGMWNLNADPADMLRQQFGVFVRENCERIIEMAQQQG, from the coding sequence TTGAGTAAGTTCATCGTCATTATTGTTTTCCTTGTGCTGTTAGGCGTACCGTTTGCCTTCCGGCCCAAAGTCGGTGAAATCGATGAGAACATTCCCACATTGGTGATCATGACACCCCATAACGAACAGATTCGTTATGAGTTTGAGCAAGGGTTTTCAAAGTGGCACCAAGAGCACTATGGCACGCCAGCTCGAATTGCATGGAGCGTGCCTGGTGGTACAAGTGAAATTCGTAAGATGCTTGTGTCTCAGTTTACGAGTTCGATCGAGCGAGGTGAGTCGCCTGGTGGCGAGGCAGATCTCGTTTTTGGTGGGGGCTCTTACGAACACAGCAAACTCAAAAAAGGTGTTGCTGGCCAATCAATTACGGCACCGATCGACTTTGAACAATCTTGGCTGGATTCGGTTTACGGTCCCAACGAGATTGGTGGCGGTCGGCTCTATGATCCTGAGCGTTATTGGTTTGGAGCGGCGCTCTCTGCCTTCGGTATTGTGTACAACCGCGATGTTCTAAGGAAATTGAACCTAAAAGATCCGACCACCTGGGTTGATCTTGCTCAGCCTGAGCTGCTGTCTTGGGTTGCTCTTGTGAATCCAGCTCAGTCAGGCTCAGTGACAACCGCCTTTGAGGCAATCTTACAGCGTGAGGGGTGGTTGCGTGGCTGGCAAATTCTTCGTCGGGCTGCGGCCAACGCAAGGAGTATTGCTGCAAGTTCATTGAAAGTTCCAACTGAAGTCAGTCAGGGTGATGCTGCGATGGGTGTCTGTATTGACTTTTTTGGTCGGTATGAGGCCCAAGCAGTGCGGCAAGCCACAGGTCATGATCGAATTGGTTATATCGATCCGGCCGGCAAGACACTGATTGATGCAGATCCAATTTCAATGCTTCATAACCCGCCTCACCCAGAGCTGGCGAGACGTTTTGTGCAGTTTGCCCTCTCTGACCAAGGCCAGGCGATGTGGCAGTTTCGTGTTGATGACGATTCAAGTGATGAGCTTGGGCCACTGCAATTTGAGTTGCGTCGACTTCCCGCCCTGCGCGGAATGTATCAGCAATACATGAGTCGTTTCGTCGATCAAGTCAACCCATTTGAAATGGCAACACCAATCGAACATCCAATTTCAGATGCTCGGTCATTCATTGCCATCATTTTCGGTGCGATGGCCATTGATTCAGGTACCGAACTTGAAGAGGCGTGGGCAGCCATCATTAATCATCCAGGATTTCCGACGGAATTGGGTTTCGTAACGGCAGCCGATGTCAGCGATCCCGAACTCAAGCAGATGTTGGAGTTATTCGATTCAATGCCAAGCGTGTTGACGCCAGATGGCAAGCTCTTGTCGCTCGCAGATTCAGCGAACTTGCCCGTCATCAACCGTGGTTATCTGAAAAATGTTTCGGATGAGTCAACAGGCTTAATTATGAAGGGGGCCTGGTGGCCTGACGGCATGTGGAATCTCAATGCAGATCCCGCTGATATGCTTCGTCAGCAATTTGGTGTCTTTGTACGAGAGAACTGTGAGCGGATTATTGAAATGGCTCAGCAGCAGGGCTGA
- the pyrF gene encoding orotidine-5'-phosphate decarboxylase codes for MQTNGTSSSQQMHHSDAMTDAITTLAAPVCVGIDPVLERLPKSLQDRSPVAAIGHFCQGVLDAVAGVVPAVKFQAACFERYGAPGVDILEQMVAAARERHLIVILDAKRGDIGISAEHYAHAAFGVMHADWITANAYLGLDGIEPFLATGGGCFALVRTSNKSATEFQETAMANGQTIAEVMATCVAQWGAKYVGQSGFSALGAVVGATCPESAAKLRALMPQQIFLVPGYGAQGGSAETVRNCFTREGKGAVVTASRSVIYADIQQGQSWQEAVGQEARRFADEIGSMVGLR; via the coding sequence ATGCAAACAAATGGCACTTCAAGTTCACAGCAGATGCATCACAGTGATGCAATGACTGATGCCATAACGACATTAGCTGCTCCAGTTTGCGTTGGGATCGATCCTGTCTTGGAGCGTTTGCCAAAGTCGCTCCAGGATCGTTCTCCGGTTGCAGCAATAGGGCACTTTTGTCAAGGCGTATTGGATGCAGTGGCAGGCGTTGTTCCTGCGGTCAAATTTCAAGCGGCTTGCTTCGAAAGGTATGGTGCGCCCGGCGTTGATATCTTGGAACAAATGGTTGCCGCAGCTCGGGAGCGTCATCTGATTGTCATTTTGGATGCCAAGCGGGGCGATATCGGTATCTCAGCAGAGCACTATGCACATGCTGCCTTCGGTGTGATGCATGCAGATTGGATCACTGCCAATGCCTATCTGGGTTTGGATGGTATTGAGCCCTTTCTGGCGACGGGGGGCGGATGTTTTGCATTGGTTCGCACCTCAAATAAATCAGCAACGGAATTTCAGGAAACGGCGATGGCCAATGGACAGACCATTGCTGAGGTCATGGCTACTTGCGTCGCTCAATGGGGTGCGAAGTATGTTGGCCAATCTGGTTTTAGTGCGCTTGGCGCTGTCGTTGGGGCGACCTGTCCTGAAAGCGCAGCCAAACTGCGAGCGCTGATGCCTCAGCAGATATTTCTTGTGCCAGGCTATGGTGCTCAAGGTGGCAGCGCGGAAACCGTTCGTAACTGCTTTACAAGAGAGGGAAAAGGCGCTGTTGTGACAGCAAGTCGATCAGTGATCTATGCCGATATTCAGCAGGGGCAGTCGTGGCAGGAAGCAGTTGGCCAGGAAGCACGACGGTTCGCAGATGAGATCGGTAGCATGGTGGGATTGCGTTGA
- a CDS encoding DUF971 domain-containing protein — MSPDDRVQAPKLPISHLSQRDSNPHRYNKFVKEAPIHLDLNRQQGLTISWPDGHDSFYPIAYLRRMSPSADAKQIREELKQNPLTVLPATNSQEPLTAETAELVGNYAVRIRFSDGHDTGLFSWRYLRQIDPDTNS; from the coding sequence ATGAGTCCAGATGACCGTGTCCAGGCTCCTAAATTGCCAATCAGCCATCTCAGCCAGCGTGATAGCAATCCCCACCGATACAATAAGTTCGTGAAAGAAGCACCAATACACCTCGACCTGAATCGCCAGCAAGGCCTGACCATTTCTTGGCCTGATGGCCATGACTCGTTCTACCCCATCGCCTATCTCAGACGCATGTCACCCTCAGCTGACGCCAAACAAATTCGTGAAGAGCTGAAGCAGAATCCATTGACGGTGCTGCCTGCCACCAACAGCCAGGAACCACTGACCGCAGAGACTGCCGAACTGGTTGGCAACTACGCCGTTCGAATTCGATTTTCTGATGGCCACGATACGGGCCTCTTCTCATGGCGATACCTTCGCCAAATTGATCCGGACACAAACTCATGA
- a CDS encoding thioesterase, with the protein MSQHLTHALRPITKPIDLTGLDIPHPAPFLCSMTVNAKLLSETIAHLSNIQYVSLIDRAAELAADAAGFCRTRLLEEDRMWFVARHEIDYIKEVIGGQELFIATWVRNVRRVKSWRQTLMFIASPDTTDAREKPNIIVCRAATLWVLVNLSSRKPMSMDQEMIDRFAPVEMDTRRTLLELE; encoded by the coding sequence ATGAGTCAACATCTGACCCATGCACTTCGACCTATCACCAAACCGATCGATTTGACCGGCCTCGATATTCCTCATCCCGCTCCCTTTCTTTGCTCAATGACGGTCAATGCCAAACTACTCTCGGAAACAATCGCCCATCTTTCAAATATTCAATATGTTTCACTCATTGATCGCGCCGCAGAATTGGCCGCAGACGCCGCCGGCTTCTGCCGAACGAGACTCCTCGAGGAAGATCGAATGTGGTTTGTTGCACGCCATGAAATCGATTACATCAAAGAAGTCATCGGTGGCCAAGAACTGTTTATTGCGACATGGGTTCGCAATGTCCGGCGTGTCAAGAGTTGGCGCCAAACCCTCATGTTCATCGCTTCTCCAGATACTACTGATGCGAGAGAGAAGCCAAATATAATCGTCTGTCGGGCGGCCACGCTCTGGGTCCTCGTCAACCTCTCTTCACGCAAACCGATGTCAATGGATCAAGAGATGATTGATCGCTTTGCACCTGTTGAGATGGATACCAGAAGAACTTTACTTGAACTTGAGTGA
- a CDS encoding glycosyltransferase, with protein sequence MHVAMLMDPERILAEYPMLNRLCIGMIDQGVRVTRVIPDDPMTPAIIASERRIALAPRIEVPIPIAPWMRRNRAARVTAALERQPPDLIYAIGEQVTGLAMDIGQNLERPVVLDIWSSRVAARIPRGRSARPLAACVAATEPLLNLAAQRFDGHHVHLVPMGIPMSSDSGPGSQLPNARKNCPGMTPIAVMGTAHNDIPAYRAMLGAVRRLLDEYPDLHLFLELRGPRAHGIWQIVQQLDLLSHVSTLPDAQLYRALLTQSAVLLMPDPAGEVRTLMLEAMWQGVPIVTREDPYLDMLQEDVSALLCQAGDIEHWTRQIKRLLSDDVLRTRLTSTARAMVSQQNRTTDQVMTLIECLDLAAHGGVHQFPGS encoded by the coding sequence ATGCACGTTGCGATGCTCATGGATCCCGAACGTATCTTGGCTGAGTATCCGATGCTCAATCGCCTCTGTATCGGAATGATTGACCAGGGCGTGCGCGTGACAAGAGTGATTCCAGATGATCCAATGACGCCTGCAATCATTGCAAGCGAGCGACGCATTGCACTGGCACCTCGTATTGAAGTACCAATACCAATTGCACCCTGGATGCGCCGCAATCGTGCCGCTCGAGTCACAGCAGCGCTCGAACGTCAACCGCCCGATCTCATCTATGCCATCGGCGAGCAAGTCACTGGCCTGGCAATGGACATTGGCCAGAACCTTGAACGACCTGTGGTGCTCGACATTTGGAGCTCGCGCGTTGCCGCTCGTATTCCAAGGGGCAGGTCTGCCCGGCCCTTGGCGGCCTGTGTTGCTGCCACCGAACCATTGCTCAACCTGGCAGCTCAACGATTCGATGGACATCATGTCCACCTGGTACCAATGGGCATACCCATGAGTAGTGATTCTGGCCCCGGTTCCCAACTGCCAAATGCTCGCAAGAATTGTCCAGGCATGACGCCGATTGCTGTGATGGGTACGGCCCACAACGATATTCCAGCCTATCGCGCCATGCTAGGCGCCGTGAGGCGATTGCTTGATGAGTATCCAGATCTCCACCTCTTTCTCGAACTTCGTGGACCGCGCGCCCATGGCATCTGGCAGATTGTGCAACAGCTAGATTTGCTATCCCACGTATCCACGCTGCCCGACGCACAACTCTACCGGGCCCTCCTCACACAGTCAGCAGTTCTCCTGATGCCCGATCCAGCTGGTGAAGTGCGCACACTGATGCTTGAAGCCATGTGGCAAGGTGTTCCAATCGTGACACGCGAAGATCCCTATCTTGACATGCTCCAGGAAGATGTTTCCGCCTTACTCTGCCAAGCTGGAGATATTGAACATTGGACACGACAGATCAAACGACTGTTGAGTGACGATGTGCTTCGCACCCGACTGACTTCAACCGCACGGGCCATGGTCAGCCAACAAAATCGAACGACAGATCAAGTGATGACCCTCATTGAGTGCTTGGATCTCGCAGCACATGGCGGCGTCCATCAGTTCCCAGGCAGCTAG
- a CDS encoding pyridoxal phosphate-dependent aminotransferase, with protein MDLQGLISKRARSLDASGIRRAFERSARLFDPINLSIGQPDFEVAAPMREAVKAAIDNGQNGYTMTQGADAPTALLAAHLRSDIGWEIPSETTELILTSGTTGAISLAFMALLDEGDEAIMPDPYFVIYPALAEMMGGKPVYVDTYPDFRMTADRVEPLITDRTKLVIVNSPGNPSGVVLSEAELIDLEELCRAHNLVLISDEIYDAFTFSDGLENGRFPTPAHRTQEMLLIRGMGKTYGCTGWRLGYAAGPKVLIDEMAKLQQYTFVCTPSIVQASISAIGSVDLAPFITAYEKKRDMVVEALSSVTNLTHPSGAFYAFVEVPPELGETATEFTDRAMAENVIVIPGHIFSHRDTHFRISFAIDDERLAQGLEILRRLMLKR; from the coding sequence ATGGATTTGCAAGGTCTTATCAGCAAGCGGGCGCGCTCGCTTGATGCTTCGGGGATACGCCGCGCCTTTGAGCGCTCTGCTCGACTGTTTGATCCAATTAATCTTTCGATTGGCCAGCCAGACTTTGAGGTGGCAGCGCCGATGCGAGAAGCGGTCAAAGCGGCTATTGATAATGGTCAAAATGGTTACACGATGACCCAAGGTGCTGATGCACCAACAGCTTTGCTTGCAGCCCATCTGCGTTCAGACATTGGATGGGAGATCCCAAGTGAAACGACAGAGCTGATACTCACAAGCGGTACGACTGGGGCCATTTCCTTGGCTTTTATGGCGCTACTCGATGAAGGTGATGAGGCGATCATGCCTGATCCCTACTTCGTTATTTATCCTGCACTGGCAGAGATGATGGGTGGTAAGCCAGTTTATGTGGATACCTACCCCGATTTTCGTATGACGGCTGATCGTGTTGAGCCGCTCATTACCGACCGTACCAAATTGGTCATTGTTAATTCCCCGGGGAATCCCAGTGGTGTGGTGCTTAGCGAAGCTGAGCTCATCGATCTTGAAGAGTTATGCCGTGCTCATAACCTCGTTCTGATCTCGGATGAGATCTATGACGCCTTCACTTTTAGCGATGGCTTGGAGAATGGTCGCTTTCCCACGCCCGCGCATCGTACGCAAGAGATGTTGTTGATTCGCGGTATGGGAAAAACGTACGGGTGTACTGGATGGCGCCTGGGATATGCTGCTGGGCCCAAGGTCTTAATTGATGAGATGGCGAAGCTTCAGCAGTACACCTTTGTGTGTACCCCGTCGATTGTGCAGGCCAGTATCAGTGCCATTGGATCAGTTGATCTTGCGCCATTCATCACGGCGTATGAGAAAAAGCGAGATATGGTTGTTGAGGCTCTGTCATCTGTGACCAATCTGACTCATCCCAGTGGTGCATTTTATGCCTTTGTTGAGGTGCCACCTGAACTTGGTGAGACTGCAACCGAGTTTACAGATCGGGCCATGGCAGAAAATGTGATCGTGATTCCAGGTCATATCTTTAGCCATCGAGACACACACTTTCGAATCAGCTTTGCGATCGATGACGAGCGTCTGGCGCAAGGGCTTGAAATCTTGCGACGTTTAATGTTGAAGCGCTAG
- a CDS encoding small basic protein, with protein MSLDRSLKTKPSGLNQHRNVLTRAERIAQLTSEGSFDATSDSPLNLPKVAHRLVVTAKKKKTTDDEDAPAEGGEEKS; from the coding sequence ATGAGCCTTGATCGAAGTCTCAAGACAAAGCCCTCGGGCTTAAACCAGCATCGAAATGTTTTAACGCGGGCTGAGCGCATTGCGCAGCTAACCAGCGAGGGGAGCTTCGATGCAACCTCAGACTCACCGCTGAATCTTCCTAAGGTGGCACATCGTCTTGTCGTAACGGCAAAGAAAAAGAAGACGACCGATGATGAGGATGCCCCAGCTGAGGGTGGCGAGGAAAAGAGCTGA
- the acpS gene encoding holo-ACP synthase, protein MAVVGHGIDCVEVERIQGLLDAHGTRFTHRCFTQEERIHADHAQRRRAERYAVRFACKEAVLKALGTGLVSGMLWTDIGVQRAISGAPSVELHGRCLEIAQERGISKWLVSLSHTPMYAVASAIATSDQ, encoded by the coding sequence ATGGCAGTTGTCGGACATGGCATCGATTGTGTTGAGGTAGAGCGAATCCAAGGGCTTTTAGACGCCCATGGAACGCGTTTTACCCACCGCTGTTTCACCCAAGAAGAGCGTATTCATGCAGATCATGCTCAGCGAAGGCGGGCTGAAAGGTATGCCGTGCGTTTTGCCTGCAAAGAGGCGGTCCTCAAAGCATTGGGCACAGGCCTTGTTTCTGGGATGCTCTGGACGGATATCGGCGTTCAGCGTGCGATCAGCGGTGCACCCAGCGTAGAGCTGCATGGACGCTGTTTAGAGATTGCTCAAGAACGCGGTATCTCAAAATGGTTAGTTAGCTTGAGTCATACGCCGATGTATGCAGTGGCGAGTGCTATTGCGACCTCGGATCAGTAA
- a CDS encoding SRPBCC family protein, producing MKAIALEIEINAPIEQVFAIFTDIQRWPEMIQSMTKIELLTAGPVGRGTRFRETRQLFKKEAHEDMEFTEFQPPNRYVLEATSHSTHYISTFTFRKNDDGATSLRMTFVGKPQTLIAKTVGSFLFFFFAGMTRKILAADLNAIKTTIEQDC from the coding sequence GTGAAAGCAATTGCTCTAGAGATTGAGATTAATGCTCCCATCGAACAGGTGTTTGCCATCTTCACAGATATTCAACGATGGCCAGAGATGATCCAGAGCATGACCAAAATCGAACTGCTCACCGCTGGGCCCGTCGGCCGAGGAACGCGTTTCCGAGAAACACGACAGCTGTTCAAGAAAGAGGCTCACGAAGATATGGAGTTCACTGAGTTTCAGCCGCCAAACAGATACGTCCTTGAAGCAACTTCACACAGCACCCATTACATCTCTACCTTTACATTCAGAAAGAACGATGATGGGGCCACCTCTCTGCGCATGACCTTTGTAGGCAAGCCACAGACACTGATAGCCAAAACCGTTGGAAGCTTCTTATTTTTCTTCTTCGCAGGCATGACCAGAAAGATACTGGCGGCCGACCTCAATGCGATCAAAACAACCATTGAACAAGACTGCTAA
- a CDS encoding molybdenum cofactor biosynthesis protein MoaE — protein sequence MPGRIRSRDQPMTSHTNISPSPDDVALIQGPLCANIDSAGEPNLGGEVIFLGRTRHEVHPTHGTLKALTYSAYESMAISQLNELAAQAKQHHGATSVRIHHALGHVAPGEISVYIQVRSGHRAEAFTACRWLIDELKQRVPIWKQEIWEAKQTWVTGTPPAQPEAPTK from the coding sequence ATGCCTGGTCGGATACGATCTCGTGACCAACCCATGACCAGTCACACCAATATCTCCCCTTCGCCAGATGATGTCGCACTGATTCAAGGACCACTCTGCGCGAATATTGACTCGGCCGGTGAGCCCAATCTTGGTGGTGAAGTCATTTTTCTTGGTCGCACGCGACATGAAGTACATCCAACCCACGGAACACTCAAGGCGCTGACCTACAGCGCCTATGAATCAATGGCGATCTCACAACTCAATGAACTCGCCGCCCAAGCCAAACAACATCACGGAGCCACTTCAGTGCGAATCCATCATGCCTTGGGGCATGTCGCACCCGGAGAAATCAGTGTGTATATACAAGTTCGATCTGGACATCGAGCAGAAGCATTCACCGCCTGTCGCTGGCTTATTGATGAATTAAAACAACGCGTCCCAATTTGGAAGCAGGAAATCTGGGAGGCGAAACAGACATGGGTAACTGGCACACCGCCTGCACAACCGGAGGCTCCCACAAAATGA